From the Lycium ferocissimum isolate CSIRO_LF1 unplaced genomic scaffold, AGI_CSIRO_Lferr_CH_V1 ctg2090, whole genome shotgun sequence genome, one window contains:
- the LOC132043084 gene encoding uncharacterized protein LOC132043084, with protein MTGTSENETTPTDIALRESPLRELPESSPTEDVMKMMFEKIAHLQEEVARNKAANAPREAPAKERRPPPFFPSLNSPLPDHFPTRSVMTTMPFTPIDGHIGASSHIPPPLNTNQILGTAHSIPSYPTPQNTHPGITIQPSITPLPTDKSTPITRIRPAVSFHTPVTPGTFSPDQEIDHYEEMEKAWKAEQEKQEERLERKMTAMLERSMRTTLTGTGLSYDDLCMHPLGFTQRLQSTPFRIVQRDRNPKAHLRAYCDQLVGVRDNQALIMRLFSRSLTGEASEWFTAQDIRRWVTWEDMAAAFMERFHFNMETVPDRYYLEKVKQKSTENFREYASRWRTEAARVQPPMGEEELVSIFIRSQKIDFYDRMLSMAGRPFSELVKMGEAIEDGLKTGRIISMTGKSAGSSSTGFVRKKKEDVASISHTPSPKPKRREDFPMEAYASPPPNTYIPTPYNTVPVYYAQPTFQSPPQNYQAPPNAFQSPPPNYQAP; from the coding sequence ATGACTGGTACTTCGGAGAACGAAACTACCCCTACTGACATTGCTCTCAGAGAATCACCTCTGCGTGAACTGCCTGAGTCATCACCTACTGAAGACgtcatgaaaatgatgtttgaaAAAATCGCCCATCTTCAAGAGGAAGTGGCGCGAAACAAAGCTGCTAATGCCCCCCGAGAGGCCCCTGCTAAAGAAAGAAGGCCTCCACCATTTTTTCCATCTCTGAATTCACCATTACCAGATCACTTCCCCACTAGGTCCGTTATGACCACCATGCCATTTACCCCAATCGATGGACACATTGGTGCCTCGAGCCACATCCCACCACCACTTAACACCAACCAAATTCTCGGGACCGCCCACTCTATCCCTTCTTACCCAACACCACAAAATACCCATCCCGGCATCACTATACAACCAAGCATCACCCCACTACCAACTGACAAAAGCACCCCTATTACCCGAATTCGCCCTGCTGTTTCTTTCCACACGCCTGTCACACCAGGTACCTTCTCACCCGATCAAGAAATTGACCATTATGAAGAGATGGAAAAGGCATGGAAGGCCGAACAAGAAAAACAGGAAGAAAGGCTTGAGCGGAAGATGACCGCAATGTTGGAACGATCCATGAGGACTACCCTCACTGGCACAGGTCTAAGCTATGACGATTTGTGCATGCATCCACTTGGATTTACCCAAAGGCTTCAAAGTACCCCGTTTCGAATTGTTCAACGGGACAGAAATCCTAAAGCGCACTTGCGGGCCTACTGCGACCAATTGGTCGGTGTCCGAGACAATCAAGCGCTCATCATGAGGTTGTTCAGCCGAAGTTTGACAGGAGAAGCCTCAGAATGGTTCACGGCGCAAGATATACGCCGTTGGGTCACATGGGAAGACATGGCTGCTGCTTTCATGGAAAGATTCCATTTTAATATGGAGACGGTGCCGGATAGATATTATTTGgagaaagtaaaacaaaagtcCACCGAGAACTTTCGCGAATACGCAAGCAGGTGGAGAACAGAGGCTGCCCGAGTACAACCTCCTATGGGCGAAGAAGAACTTGTGTCGATTTTCATCCGTTCACAAAAAATAGATTTCTATGATAGAATGCTTTCAATGGCGGGAAGACCTTTCTCTGAATTGGTCAAAATGGgcgaggccatagaagatggtctcaagACTGGCCGAATCATAAGCATGACTGGAAAATCCGCTGGTTCAAGCTCAACCGGGTTCGTGCGCAAAAAGAAGGAAGACGTGGCTAGCATATCCCACACTCCTAGTCCCaaacccaaaagaagggaagattTCCCAATGGAAGCATATGCTtcacctcctccaaatacctACATACCCACCCCTTACAACACGGTGCCCGTATATTACGCGCAACCGACCTTCCAATCACCACCCCAAAACTACCAAGCTCCACCAAATGCCTTCCAATCACCTCCCCCAAATTACCAAGCTCCATAG
- the LOC132043080 gene encoding calcineurin B-like protein 7 yields MGCAVSKKDRVRSVLADPVALASETIFTVSEVEALLNLYKKLSCSISKDGLIQKEELLLALFKNHKKENLFADRIFSLFDAKQNGQIDFEEFIRALSIFHPRTPESEKIANAFKLYDLRHTGYIEREELKEMVMALLEESDLHLSDDVVEAIVDKTFKETDTKGDGRIDQEEWREYAAKNPTLLRNMTLPHLMDVNLAFPSFVLGTGAEDSEFIDY; encoded by the exons ATGGGTTGCGCAGTTTCTAAAAAAGATAGGGTAAGATCTGTATTGGCAGATCCTGTTGCACTTGCTTCTGAAACAATTT TCACTGTCAGTGAAGTAGAAGCTTTGCTGAATCTGTACAAGAAATTGAGCTGCTCCATCAGCAAGGACGGGCTGATCCAGAAG GAAGAACTCTTGCTGGCACTTTTCAAGAACCATAAGAAGGAAAACCTTTTCGCAGACAGG atattttccctttttgatgcTAAGCAGAATGGACAAATTGACTTTGAAGAATTTATACGAGCATTGAGTATTTTCCATCCAAGGACTCCTGAATCTGAGAAAATTGCAA ATGCATTTAAATTGTATGATCTTAGGCACACTGGCTACATTGAGCGCGAGGAG ttgaaggagATGGTCATGGCTCTTCTTGAAGAATCTGATCTTCACCTTTCAGATGATGTTGTTGAAGCCATTGTCGACAAG ACATTTAAAGAAACAGATACAAAGGGTGATGGCAGGATCGACCAAGAGGAGTGGAGAGAATATGCTGCTAAAAATCCAACATTATTAAGAAACATGACTCTTCCGCATTTAAT GGATGTAAATTTAGCATTTCCAAGCTTTGTCTTGGGCACAGGAGCAGAAGACTCGGAATTTATAGACTATTGA